In Methylomagnum ishizawai, one DNA window encodes the following:
- a CDS encoding caspase family protein has product MSLTKETVPTGLLLGKDSRLSYYDVPDRQRWETVVPGAVFAVNPSGDGRYAVVALGDGTLRWYETRHGKEVLALYVHPDKRWVAWTPEGFYYALPGAESLIGYHLNQGVDHEGKFVKANQLKERYYQPNLIARRLSPEGDRLIAEAVGRLGDVRQVLTRGLPPKVELVSLDAAETPGDYWLKVRVIDQGGGIGPVSLQLDDNEVIQARDPGIPGGSGDIVTARISPPSGQHTIVITARNPLDVASDPISVPLQVQPRSGQPRLHLLAVGIRDYYNDATLARGVRFGAKDAQAMARQFQAQGAKLYAPGKVEVLLDRQATRDGIVAAMARFKDAVTPDDVFVLYLAGHGFAFNGDDYHFVPADASFPDRDTLRRQSLGEALLRSFLSAIKASKTLVMLDSCASAAFFDGRGPGQKGAIERLATLSGRAILAAAAEDKMALEGEGGHGVFTYALLEGLGGVADRDGNGTIEVGELADYVQDRVQEITLRKWSERQVPLRELNGASFPVLPRP; this is encoded by the coding sequence ATGAGCCTCACGAAGGAAACCGTACCCACTGGTCTTCTGCTGGGTAAGGATTCCCGGCTGTCCTACTACGATGTTCCTGATCGGCAGCGTTGGGAAACCGTCGTGCCCGGTGCCGTTTTTGCCGTTAATCCTAGCGGCGATGGTCGCTACGCCGTGGTTGCTTTGGGCGATGGTACCCTTCGTTGGTATGAAACCCGGCATGGCAAGGAAGTCTTGGCTTTGTATGTCCATCCCGATAAGCGTTGGGTTGCATGGACCCCGGAAGGTTTCTACTACGCCCTGCCCGGCGCGGAAAGCCTGATCGGCTACCACCTCAACCAGGGCGTGGACCACGAAGGGAAATTCGTCAAGGCCAACCAGCTGAAGGAACGCTATTACCAACCCAACCTCATCGCCCGCCGCCTCAGCCCCGAAGGCGACCGCTTGATCGCCGAAGCCGTGGGTCGCTTGGGCGACGTGCGGCAGGTGTTGACGCGGGGCTTGCCGCCCAAGGTGGAATTGGTCTCCTTGGACGCTGCCGAAACCCCCGGCGATTATTGGCTCAAAGTGCGGGTGATCGATCAGGGTGGCGGCATAGGTCCGGTCAGTTTGCAACTCGACGACAATGAGGTAATCCAGGCCCGCGACCCCGGCATTCCGGGCGGTTCCGGCGACATCGTGACTGCGCGGATTTCCCCGCCCTCGGGACAGCACACTATCGTCATCACTGCCCGCAACCCGCTGGATGTGGCCTCCGACCCTATTTCGGTACCGCTCCAAGTCCAGCCCAGATCCGGGCAGCCCCGGCTACACCTGCTGGCGGTGGGTATCCGCGACTATTACAACGACGCCACCCTCGCCAGGGGCGTCAGGTTCGGTGCCAAGGACGCACAGGCCATGGCCCGGCAATTCCAGGCCCAAGGGGCCAAGCTCTACGCCCCTGGCAAGGTCGAAGTGCTGCTCGATCGCCAAGCTACCCGCGATGGCATCGTCGCCGCCATGGCCCGGTTCAAGGATGCCGTCACGCCGGACGATGTGTTCGTCCTCTATCTCGCCGGGCACGGTTTCGCCTTCAACGGCGACGACTACCATTTCGTGCCCGCCGACGCTAGCTTCCCCGACCGCGACACCCTGCGTCGCCAAAGCCTGGGCGAAGCCCTGTTGCGCAGTTTCTTATCCGCCATCAAAGCCAGCAAGACCCTGGTGATGCTGGATTCCTGCGCCTCGGCCGCTTTCTTCGACGGGCGCGGACCCGGCCAGAAAGGGGCCATCGAACGGCTGGCCACCCTCAGCGGACGGGCCATCCTCGCCGCCGCCGCCGAGGACAAGATGGCGCTGGAAGGCGAGGGTGGCCACGGGGTCTTCACCTACGCCTTGCTCGAAGGCTTGGGCGGAGTCGCCGACCGCGATGGCAATGGCACCATCGAAGTCGGGGAATTGGCGGATTATGTCCAGGACCGGGTGCAGGAAATCACCCTCCGCAAATGGAGCGAGCGGCAAGTGCCCTTGCGCGAACTCAATGGCGCGTCGTTCCCGGTGTTGCCCCGCCCGTAA
- a CDS encoding TolC family protein, which yields MTPPRHRSHTPRGNAIPDAPRSPQPRRSWHWLPLLLALALPTQAAAPPPDALPQAIDLGQLLRIAREHSPRYAAARTRVDAAQAEVVGAGVLPNPRVTYGTFQLSSRNNTMYDGKSQENLLVEVPVLIAGQRGARVEAAEKKVEATAAGVEAEFAGLLREAWGLFLKLQAGRERVDILDEAARDMDHLRALVAGREMAGSASPYDLLKIGVETKNVETRLENARTEQTATAGEIGILLGLPGWRPEALGEPGPLGVPDDPRQLWTSAEEKNPELETMRREEIAAEADIERARRERWPTPTLQAGTAYTDKPYGMTPYVGIAVELPIFDRGQGGLARAEAEKRRVQAERDFVASRTRVELERATELLKRRRAARDRFEREVLAHLPDLKQMAENSYRLGQGTLLELLDASRSRTDIRLSHLELIQAETEAELDALKASGLLVGVLEGVAAGKAGAVRPLELRSK from the coding sequence ATGACTCCACCACGCCATCGTTCCCACACCCCGCGTGGCAACGCCATCCCGGACGCTCCGCGTTCCCCCCAACCCCGACGATCCTGGCACTGGCTGCCCTTGCTGCTGGCCCTGGCCCTTCCGACCCAAGCCGCCGCGCCGCCGCCCGACGCCCTGCCCCAGGCCATCGACCTGGGCCAGTTGCTCCGCATCGCCCGCGAACACAGCCCGCGCTACGCCGCCGCCCGCACCCGCGTCGATGCCGCCCAGGCCGAGGTGGTCGGGGCCGGCGTCCTGCCCAACCCACGGGTGACTTACGGCACTTTCCAACTCAGCAGCCGCAACAACACCATGTACGACGGCAAATCCCAGGAAAACCTCCTGGTCGAAGTCCCGGTCCTGATCGCCGGACAGCGCGGGGCGCGGGTGGAAGCGGCGGAAAAGAAGGTGGAAGCCACCGCGGCCGGGGTCGAGGCGGAATTCGCCGGTTTGCTGCGCGAAGCCTGGGGCTTGTTCCTCAAGCTGCAAGCGGGCCGGGAACGGGTGGATATCCTGGACGAGGCGGCGCGGGACATGGACCATCTGCGCGCCCTGGTCGCGGGCCGGGAAATGGCGGGCAGCGCCAGTCCCTACGACCTCCTGAAGATCGGCGTCGAGACCAAGAACGTGGAAACCCGGCTGGAAAACGCCCGTACCGAACAGACGGCCACCGCCGGCGAAATCGGCATCCTGTTGGGGCTACCCGGCTGGCGGCCCGAAGCCCTGGGCGAACCCGGCCCCCTGGGCGTGCCGGACGACCCGCGCCAACTCTGGACCTCGGCGGAGGAAAAAAACCCCGAACTCGAAACCATGCGCCGCGAGGAAATCGCCGCCGAGGCCGACATCGAACGCGCCCGCCGCGAACGCTGGCCCACGCCCACCCTGCAAGCCGGGACCGCCTACACCGACAAGCCCTACGGCATGACGCCCTATGTCGGCATCGCGGTGGAACTGCCGATCTTCGACCGGGGCCAGGGCGGCCTGGCCCGCGCCGAGGCCGAGAAACGGAGGGTCCAGGCCGAGCGCGATTTCGTGGCTTCCCGTACCCGCGTGGAGTTGGAACGGGCCACGGAATTGCTCAAACGCCGCCGGGCGGCGCGGGACAGGTTCGAGCGGGAAGTCCTGGCCCACCTGCCGGACCTCAAGCAAATGGCGGAAAACTCCTACCGGCTGGGCCAGGGCACGCTGCTGGAACTGTTGGACGCTTCCCGCTCGCGCACTGATATCCGGCTGTCGCACTTGGAATTGATCCAGGCCGAGACCGAGGCGGAATTGGACGCGCTCAAGGCTTCGGGCCTGCTGGTGGGAGTGTTGGAAGGCGTGGCGGCGGGGAAGGCCGGGGCGGTTCGGCCTTTGGAACTGCGGTCGAAATAG
- a CDS encoding PAS domain S-box protein: MISLKAMNTVHARWPVPARYALAALVFLVAALVRCWVLPMESRMTFTTFYPALALSFYLGGTGPGILSVLLSVATGYVVLTPPFMLLQHKPLGDMAVATFLPSACMIGFIVKQLQAHSFRTSAALAARLDTERALRHEHGKSQALLRNASDGIHILDEQGHIVESSDSFCQMIGYRREEVLGMHVSRWEAGAVGEDLAALLGWQFGQPGRYLFTTRHRHQDGGVFDVEISGCVLEFGGRRVLFNSSRDITERRRVERALRRSDQRFRTVFESSPDPTWLMEGHRFVECNQAALDLFGYGERSAFLDVHPAQISPPTQPDGEDSQAKAERMMRVAEINGLNRFEWVHRRADGGDFYAEVTLSSLALEDRDVLYAVVRDISARKRTEFELEEYRQRLEERVSQKTAELGVALEQAEAANRSKSAFLANMSHEIRTPIGTMLGLAHMMHRQTDDPRQLQRLEKIMEAGRHLLSVINDVLDLSKIDAGKLALEEKPLRIEAVVANVVSMLKERADERRLELISEVQSAPRQFVGDPTRLQQALLNYASNALKFTPEGRVRVSARLVEEDGASGLWRFEVKDTGIGIAPEAMSRLFAAFEQADSSMTRKYGGTGLGLAITRKIALAMGGDAGAESVLGQGSSFWFTARLRKGAVAAAVEALALGAAEAVLRRDYAGTRVLVVEDEPINREIAILMLKDLGLLVDCAEDGVQAVEMAGRYAYPLILMDMQMPRLSGLDATRAIRQLPGAATTPIVAMTANAFSEDRRACLEAGMDDFLSKPVEPEQLYRALLRWLGGVAQARPPRG; encoded by the coding sequence ATGATCTCCCTCAAGGCCATGAACACTGTTCATGCGCGCTGGCCGGTACCGGCGCGTTACGCGCTGGCCGCGCTGGTCTTCCTCGTCGCGGCCCTGGTGCGCTGTTGGGTTTTGCCCATGGAATCGCGGATGACCTTCACCACGTTCTATCCCGCCCTGGCCCTCAGTTTCTACCTGGGCGGGACCGGGCCGGGCATCCTGAGCGTCCTGCTCAGCGTGGCCACCGGCTATGTGGTCCTGACGCCGCCCTTCATGCTGTTGCAGCACAAGCCCCTAGGCGATATGGCGGTGGCGACCTTCCTGCCCTCCGCCTGCATGATCGGCTTCATCGTCAAGCAACTCCAGGCCCATTCCTTCCGTACTTCGGCGGCGCTCGCCGCCCGCCTTGATACCGAGCGGGCCTTGCGCCATGAACACGGCAAGAGCCAAGCCTTGCTACGCAACGCCAGCGACGGCATCCACATCCTCGACGAACAGGGCCATATCGTCGAGTCCAGCGATTCCTTCTGCCAGATGATCGGCTACCGCCGGGAAGAGGTCTTGGGGATGCATGTCTCTCGATGGGAGGCGGGTGCCGTGGGCGAAGACCTCGCGGCCCTGCTCGGGTGGCAATTCGGGCAGCCGGGGCGGTATCTGTTCACGACCCGGCACCGGCACCAGGACGGCGGCGTGTTCGATGTCGAGATTAGCGGGTGCGTACTCGAATTCGGTGGGCGGCGGGTGTTGTTCAATTCCTCCCGCGATATCACCGAGCGCAGGCGGGTGGAGCGGGCGTTGCGGCGGAGCGACCAGCGTTTCCGCACGGTGTTCGAGTCCTCCCCGGACCCAACCTGGCTCATGGAGGGCCACCGCTTCGTGGAATGCAACCAGGCCGCCCTCGACCTGTTCGGCTATGGCGAGAGATCGGCCTTCCTCGATGTCCACCCCGCGCAGATTTCCCCGCCCACCCAGCCGGACGGCGAGGATTCCCAGGCCAAGGCCGAGCGCATGATGCGGGTGGCCGAAATCAACGGCCTGAACCGCTTCGAGTGGGTCCATCGGCGGGCCGACGGCGGCGATTTCTACGCCGAGGTCACCCTGTCCTCCCTCGCCTTGGAGGACCGCGACGTCCTCTACGCCGTGGTGCGCGATATCTCCGCCCGCAAGCGGACCGAATTCGAACTCGAGGAATACCGCCAGCGCCTCGAAGAACGGGTTTCCCAGAAAACCGCCGAACTGGGTGTCGCCTTGGAACAGGCCGAGGCCGCCAACCGTTCCAAGAGCGCGTTCCTGGCGAACATGTCGCATGAAATCCGCACGCCCATCGGCACCATGCTCGGCCTCGCCCATATGATGCATAGACAAACCGACGATCCCCGCCAACTCCAGCGCCTGGAGAAAATCATGGAGGCGGGGCGGCATCTGCTGTCGGTCATCAACGACGTCCTCGACCTGTCCAAGATCGACGCGGGCAAGCTCGCCCTGGAGGAAAAGCCGCTGCGGATCGAGGCCGTGGTCGCCAATGTCGTCTCGATGCTGAAGGAGCGGGCCGACGAACGGCGGCTGGAGTTGATCAGCGAGGTGCAATCCGCGCCCCGGCAGTTCGTGGGCGACCCGACGCGCTTGCAACAAGCCCTGCTGAACTACGCCAGCAACGCCCTCAAATTCACCCCGGAAGGCCGGGTCCGGGTTTCGGCGCGGCTGGTGGAGGAGGACGGGGCCAGCGGGCTATGGCGGTTCGAGGTGAAGGATACCGGCATCGGCATCGCGCCCGAGGCGATGTCCCGGTTGTTCGCCGCGTTTGAGCAGGCCGATAGTTCGATGACCCGGAAATATGGCGGCACCGGCTTGGGCTTGGCGATCACCCGGAAAATCGCGCTGGCGATGGGGGGCGATGCGGGGGCCGAAAGCGTCTTGGGGCAGGGCAGTTCCTTCTGGTTCACGGCGCGGCTGCGGAAAGGGGCGGTGGCTGCGGCGGTGGAGGCGCTGGCCTTGGGGGCCGCCGAGGCCGTGCTACGGCGGGACTACGCGGGCACCCGAGTGCTGGTGGTCGAAGACGAGCCGATCAACCGGGAAATCGCCATTCTGATGCTGAAAGACCTGGGCCTCTTGGTGGATTGCGCCGAGGACGGCGTCCAGGCGGTGGAGATGGCGGGCCGCTATGCCTATCCGCTGATCCTGATGGATATGCAGATGCCGCGCCTGAGCGGCCTGGACGCCACCCGCGCCATCCGCCAATTGCCCGGAGCCGCCACGACGCCCATCGTCGCCATGACCGCCAACGCCTTCAGCGAGGACCGCCGGGCCTGCCTTGAGGCTGGGATGGACGATTTCCTGAGCAAGCCGGTGGAGCCGGAGCAGCTTTACCGGGCGCTGCTCAGGTGGTTGGGCGGGGTGGCCCAGGCCCGGCCACCCAGGGGTTGA
- a CDS encoding toll/interleukin-1 receptor domain-containing protein codes for MRDQVFISYSHEDGDYLAQLKKHLKPLVRAEQMGLWTDLDIEPGQEWFAEIKSALDRAKVAVLLVTPDFWNSEFIERHEFKPLLELARQGQVTLLWVPVRDSIWKETPLESRQAALDPRKPIAKMVGADRDSAWVEVAERIGWALGAESALGTEPAGSGSKPNAPWNWPRLRLTLALTLGGGSLSILIQLFSSPEIAGHLEKARQRLDIGLYADAAAEYQAVLELVSGHAEARFGKAKADLGRRLATGTDLEVVAPELKTMHGRAPQDADLLVLMGDRCYREKIQEDRDCAWQYYQAALASDPRLPEAHYRYAVLLNEVGQFGEAAIEFHKAHELAPETPHYMLGYGVALMKRQPADYGAASLLLEQIEDSPLARLEAAKARWAVGDIGDAARDQAKAIEWLPNPATSATDRAGWKFGLSDKTRILHLTSAAGKRCYAGLALAASRFLQGDQAASEAAFRQAACPADARDIKAAIAVDLETYAEPRPKLAERSQAFRRRLLDEGG; via the coding sequence ATGCGTGACCAAGTTTTCATCAGCTACAGCCATGAGGACGGCGACTACCTCGCCCAACTCAAAAAGCACCTTAAACCTCTGGTACGCGCCGAACAGATGGGTCTTTGGACCGATTTGGATATCGAACCGGGCCAGGAATGGTTCGCCGAAATCAAATCCGCGCTGGACCGGGCCAAGGTCGCGGTATTGCTGGTTACGCCCGATTTTTGGAACTCCGAATTCATCGAGAGGCATGAGTTCAAGCCCTTGCTGGAATTGGCTAGGCAAGGACAGGTGACCCTGCTCTGGGTACCGGTCCGCGATTCCATTTGGAAAGAGACGCCGCTGGAATCACGCCAAGCGGCTTTGGACCCGCGCAAACCCATCGCCAAAATGGTGGGGGCGGATCGGGATTCGGCCTGGGTCGAGGTTGCGGAACGGATAGGATGGGCGTTAGGCGCGGAATCTGCCCTCGGCACCGAACCGGCGGGATCGGGTAGCAAACCCAATGCGCCTTGGAATTGGCCGCGTCTCCGGCTGACCCTGGCCCTGACCTTGGGAGGCGGGTCTTTGTCCATCCTCATTCAATTGTTCTCATCGCCGGAAATCGCTGGCCATCTCGAAAAAGCCCGCCAACGCCTCGACATAGGGCTTTACGCCGACGCGGCGGCGGAGTACCAAGCCGTCCTTGAGCTTGTTTCCGGCCACGCCGAGGCCCGCTTCGGCAAGGCCAAGGCCGACCTGGGGCGTAGGCTCGCCACCGGCACCGATTTGGAGGTGGTCGCGCCGGAGTTGAAAACGATGCATGGCCGGGCGCCCCAGGATGCCGATTTGCTGGTGCTGATGGGCGACCGCTGCTATCGGGAAAAAATCCAGGAAGACCGGGATTGTGCTTGGCAGTATTACCAAGCCGCTTTGGCTAGTGATCCCCGCCTGCCCGAAGCGCATTACCGCTACGCGGTGTTATTGAACGAAGTGGGGCAATTTGGGGAGGCCGCCATCGAATTCCACAAAGCCCATGAACTCGCCCCGGAGACGCCGCATTACATGCTTGGCTATGGCGTGGCCTTGATGAAGCGGCAACCCGCCGACTACGGCGCGGCCAGCCTGCTGCTGGAACAAATCGAGGATTCGCCGCTGGCGCGGCTGGAAGCCGCCAAAGCCCGTTGGGCGGTCGGCGATATTGGCGACGCGGCGCGGGATCAAGCGAAAGCCATCGAATGGTTGCCAAATCCCGCCACATCCGCGACCGACCGCGCCGGTTGGAAATTCGGCCTGTCGGATAAGACGCGGATACTCCATCTGACCAGCGCCGCGGGCAAACGCTGTTACGCCGGGCTGGCCCTGGCCGCCAGCCGCTTTTTGCAAGGCGACCAAGCGGCGAGCGAGGCGGCTTTCCGGCAAGCCGCTTGTCCCGCCGATGCCCGCGATATAAAAGCCGCCATCGCCGTCGACCTCGAAACCTACGCCGAACCCCGCCCGAAACTCGCCGAACGGAGCCAAGCTTTCCGCCGTCGGCTTTTGGATGAAGGCGGATAG